A region of Legionella donaldsonii DNA encodes the following proteins:
- a CDS encoding Rab family GTPase — protein MKNQLVIIGDTNTGKTQLIHHHCSYNYEPTPTIGAEYVFRLKSDWLSACWDMSGHQRYKDIHPFYYHYAQGIVVVFDLTNRASFSHVEHYVNDAQRHAMKNPFIILVGNKSDLHKQREISQDEIDALTIKLQAEAHNIIAYVQTSALTGDGVDKLFRYIKKAFTKNSSRFEHSFFAKSNVVNMPVDITDEEMADTYLANRSDSDLARGHR, from the coding sequence ATGAAGAATCAATTAGTTATTATTGGCGATACCAATACAGGTAAAACTCAACTCATACACCATCACTGCAGCTATAATTACGAACCCACACCAACTATTGGTGCAGAATACGTATTTCGCCTTAAGTCCGATTGGTTAAGTGCCTGTTGGGATATGAGTGGACACCAACGCTATAAGGACATCCATCCTTTTTATTATCACTATGCCCAAGGCATTGTTGTGGTTTTTGATTTGACGAATAGAGCAAGCTTTTCCCACGTCGAACATTATGTCAATGATGCCCAAAGACATGCCATGAAAAACCCGTTTATTATCCTGGTCGGGAATAAGTCGGATCTTCATAAACAACGAGAAATAAGTCAGGATGAAATTGATGCACTAACAATAAAATTACAAGCAGAAGCCCATAATATTATTGCCTATGTTCAAACAAGTGCGCTGACTGGTGATGGGGTTGATAAATTATTTCGCTATATCAAGAAAGCATTTACAAAAAATAGCTCGCGTTTTGAACATTCATTTTTTGCAAAAAGCAACGTTGTGAATATGCCCGTTGATATAACCGATGAAGAGATGGCAGATACCTATTTAGCAAACAGGAGTGACTCTGACCTGGCTCGAGGACATCGGTAA
- a CDS encoding ankyrin repeat domain-containing protein: MMEFNALYEELGLNSTQSDEERVQILAQWCYEKVSRDIRFTDKLEDNYENYEELATDYLEEFLINIPLDLGEEVAAFEGRNAIQAAAFLGLDQAIASLNPQRDLLNKPDAHGNTPLHIAALAGHFYTVSVLLDLGAAFDNPNKQSQLPIFSALEMPMLYEDDLKEKKIRIFRLLREKSPKTLEHQDISGDTVLHLMAIHDFSTLLAEVLKTNPELALIKNNYFCYPIHTAILNNKIDCVRSLLAMEQATILADSKGRLALHYAARYSDKDITILCCDASEDLNVLDGRGRTAIMLAAQAGNNAALNVLVDKGADLHAIDSEGYSALHYAVLAGHLETVRWLLANTTIDFNAPDSKQQTPLALCNTPEKIQIKNLLLERGAI; encoded by the coding sequence ATGATGGAATTTAATGCCTTATATGAAGAATTAGGCCTTAATTCAACGCAGAGTGATGAAGAGAGAGTCCAGATTTTAGCACAATGGTGTTATGAAAAAGTATCCAGAGATATCCGCTTTACTGATAAGTTAGAGGACAACTATGAAAACTATGAGGAACTGGCAACAGACTACCTCGAAGAGTTTCTAATTAATATTCCTCTGGATCTCGGGGAAGAGGTAGCGGCGTTTGAGGGGAGGAATGCTATCCAAGCAGCCGCCTTTTTGGGCCTCGATCAAGCAATCGCTTCCTTAAATCCACAACGGGATTTATTAAATAAACCCGATGCTCATGGAAATACACCTTTGCATATCGCTGCTTTGGCAGGGCATTTTTATACTGTTTCGGTTTTGCTTGATTTGGGGGCGGCTTTTGACAACCCTAATAAACAGTCGCAGCTACCTATTTTTAGTGCTTTAGAAATGCCAATGCTTTATGAAGATGACTTAAAAGAAAAGAAAATAAGAATTTTTAGACTACTAAGAGAGAAGTCACCAAAAACACTGGAGCATCAAGATATTAGTGGAGATACAGTACTCCATTTGATGGCAATTCACGATTTTTCTACTTTATTGGCAGAGGTCCTGAAAACAAATCCCGAGCTTGCCTTGATTAAAAATAATTATTTCTGTTATCCAATCCATACCGCTATTTTAAATAATAAAATCGATTGTGTCCGTAGTCTGCTAGCAATGGAGCAAGCAACAATCTTGGCGGATAGCAAGGGACGATTAGCGCTTCATTATGCAGCGCGTTATAGTGATAAAGACATCACTATTCTTTGCTGTGATGCCAGCGAAGATCTTAATGTGCTTGATGGGAGAGGACGCACCGCTATCATGTTAGCAGCACAGGCAGGAAATAATGCGGCTTTAAACGTGCTGGTTGATAAAGGGGCGGACTTACATGCTATTGATAGTGAAGGCTATTCGGCACTGCACTATGCTGTACTCGCCGGGCATTTGGAAACAGTGCGTTGGTTATTGGCAAATACGACGATTGATTTCAATGCGCCTGATAGCAAACAACAAACGCCCCTTGCTCTTTGTAATACACCTGAGAAAATTCAAATTAAGAACTTGCTTCTCGAGAGAGGGGCGATTTAA